Within the Methanolinea sp. genome, the region CCGTGCACGTCCTCGCAATCGAGGAGGGGGAGGCGACGCTCTTCCGCGTCCGCCAGTCGGGCCCCGAGGAGGTGGCATCGGTCTTTATGGGGAGCGGCAAGGGCGGGGAAGGGGGCTCGCGGCACGCGTTCTTTTCGCGGGTCGCGGGGGAGGTCTCGGCGGTCCGCGGGCCGCTCGTCATCGCGGGACCCGGCTTTGCGAAGGACGACTTCGCGCGGTTCCTCTCCTCCCACCACCCCGAGGTCGCGGGGAGGGTGATCCTCGTCGAGACGCGCAGGGCGGGCGCGGGGGCCGTCAGGGAGGTCGCGGGGCAGGGCGTGCTCGACCGCATCTGCGAGGACGCGCAGCTCGGGCGGGAGGTGCGGGCGATCGAGGAGCTCCTCCTGCGGATCGCAAAGGAGATGCCAGCCGCGTATGGGAGGGGGGAGGTCGAACGCGCGGTCGACTTCGGCGCGGCGGAGGAGGTCATGGTCTGCGATTCACTCCTCCACGACGCGGGAATCGCGGCGCTGCTCGAGAGGGCCGAGCAGCAGGGGGCCCGCGTGACCGTCCTCTCGGGCAGGTTCGACCCGGGAAAGCAGCTTGACGCCCTCGGCGGGATCGCCGCGATCCTGCGGTTCCACCTCGGGTGAGGGGGACTCCCCTCCGGTTACCTGCCGGCAGGGGATTCCCGGGAAAAAAGTTTACTTGAGGCCCTTAATCTCCCAGTCCTCTTCGGGGGCCTCGGCGGGGGCGGTGCGGCCGCCCCTCCTGCGGAGGAAGAAGAGGGCGACCGATACCCCTGCCGCGACGATGACCACGACTATCACGAGCTTGAGCACGAGGTCCATCGGGATTCCCCCGACCTCGGGTGCCGTGGGCGTGGGCGTCGTGGCCGTCGTCTCGGGCGGCGGCGTGGGCGGCGGCGGGGTGGCGACGAACAGGGCAAAGGTGCTCGTGTGGGTGATCTTCGCGCTGACGGTCCGCGATGCGCTGTCGACGGTCGTGGGCAGGTTCTCCCACGCGGACGTGGCCGGGTTGAACCACTTCAGGGAGAGGTCCTTGCCCGCGAGGCGCGGCCAGTCTCCCTCGGGGATGACGAGGGAGAGCGTGACGTAGGGATCGAACCGGGCGCCGGACGGCTCCACCTCGTAGGCGTAGCCGGCGAACGCGAACCCTGCTGCGGGGACATTCGGGAGTTTACCCTCGGAAAGCGGCTTTATGCTCAGCGTGCGGAGCGGTGCGCCCGAGGCGTCCTCCGGCTTCATCCCGTTGGGCAGGAAGAGCGTCCCGACCCCGTCCTCGGCGACGATCGTGACCGACTGGGAGAGGGTGAGCGCCGAGTTCAGGGGCAGGATGCCTCCGGGGACCGGCGGGACGCCGGGCGTCGTCGGGGTCGGGGTGGGGGTCGCGGTCGGCGTCGCGGTCGCGCCGCCCACGGCGAAGAACCCTCCACCGCCACCCCCACCGCCGCCACCCCCGCCACCTCCGCCGCCCGCGGCGCTGCGGACGTTGATGTAGTGCAGCTTCGTCATGGCCCCGCTCGTCTCGTTGTTCCACGCGGTGAGCGTGACGGTGTAGGTCCCATAGAGGTACTGGTGGCTCGGGTTCTGCTCCGTGGACGTCTTCCCGTCGCCGAAGTCCCACAGCCAGTTCGTGGGGAATCCGACCGTGAGGTCAGTGAAGTTCACGACGAGGGGTTCCGTCCCCGTGACCGGGCTCCCGATGAAATCCACCACGAAGACGGATCGGTTCGTCCTGAGGTTGAGCCGCGTGAGCTGGCCCGAGCGGAAAGGA harbors:
- a CDS encoding mRNA surveillance protein pelota, with the translated sequence MKAEVGELKRSFGEIRLLPENADDLWHLSHIVGPGDLVFGTTLRTVDAPSDKLRPEKMEKRPVRLGIRVEKIELHEHSGRLRIAGTIEHGIDTGAHHTLNVEPGYEISVIRHWKPHDLERIERAVKASVHEPVHVLAIEEGEATLFRVRQSGPEEVASVFMGSGKGGEGGSRHAFFSRVAGEVSAVRGPLVIAGPGFAKDDFARFLSSHHPEVAGRVILVETRRAGAGAVREVAGQGVLDRICEDAQLGREVRAIEELLLRIAKEMPAAYGRGEVERAVDFGAAEEVMVCDSLLHDAGIAALLERAEQQGARVTVLSGRFDPGKQLDALGGIAAILRFHLG
- a CDS encoding PKD domain-containing protein, producing the protein MSTKPLIFFLIIGLAAGIAVADSPPPIPCTYYGTVTINGAPAPVGTVIQTVVYGTVRGDITVTVPGVYDHLIAAVTSSEYECGCRIPVEFYVNGIKAPQTSTFSAGGYKNVDLAVTGVVTPTTQPTTSPVPTASPTTPPPTTVPPTTSTTTPTASPTTSPVPTTSPVPTTSPTAPPTASPTISPTPTPTVTPTPTPTCVPPLPHQFYGEVTVRDGIPAPAGTTIEARVVGGQTGAGNPFTVTNPGFYGGPGSFDQRLQVYGCIEEGAPIQFFIDRVPAECLDVQAGGTWTNTYPFRSGQLTRLNLRTNRSVFVVDFIGSPVTGTEPLVVNFTDLTVGFPTNWLWDFGDGKTSTEQNPSHQYLYGTYTVTLTAWNNETSGAMTKLHYINVRSAAGGGGGGGGGGGGGGGGFFAVGGATATPTATPTPTPTTPGVPPVPGGILPLNSALTLSQSVTIVAEDGVGTLFLPNGMKPEDASGAPLRTLSIKPLSEGKLPNVPAAGFAFAGYAYEVEPSGARFDPYVTLSLVIPEGDWPRLAGKDLSLKWFNPATSAWENLPTTVDSASRTVSAKITHTSTFALFVATPPPPTPPPETTATTPTPTAPEVGGIPMDLVLKLVIVVVIVAAGVSVALFFLRRRGGRTAPAEAPEEDWEIKGLK